A segment of the Romboutsia sp. 13368 genome:
ATTGTAGAAGTAAATAAAAGTGATAAGAAAAAGTATTCACCAGCATTGTATGACTTAACAGAATTACAAAGAGATGCAAATAAGATTTATGGTTATTCAGCTAAAGAAACACTATCAATAATGCAAAAACTATATGAACACCATAAAGTACTTACATATCCTAGAACAGACTCAAGATATTTAACTAGTGATATAGTAGAAACATTAAAGGATAGAATAAAAGCTGTAAATATAAGTGATTATTCTAAAGTATGTACAAGGTTACTAAAAAGTAATATAAAAGCTAATAAATCATTTGTTGATGATTCAAAGGTAAGTGATCACCATGCAATAATACCTACAGAAGAAAGAGTATTTTTAAGTAATTTAACTGAAAAAGAAAGAAAGATATTTGACCTTGTAGTTAAAAGATTTTTAGCTGTTTTATGTCCTCCATTTGAATATACTGAGACTAAAGTTAAAGGTATAGTTGAAGGTGAAATATTTATAGCTAAAGGAAATAGAATAAATAGCTTAGGATGGAAAGAAACATATAAAGATTTAGATGATGAAGAAAATTATGAAAATATRCCKARTATTCAAAAGGATTCAACACTTCCTATTAGTGATGTAAAAGTAAATAGTGGCAAAACTAATCCTCCGGCATATTTAAATGAAGGGACACTTTTAACTTCTATGGAGAAAAATAACTTAGGAACTGTAGCAACTAGAGCTGATATAATAGAAAAATTATTTAATTCATTTTTAATAGAGAAAAAAGGCAAAGATATATTAATAACTTCTAAAGGAAAGCAACTATTAGAACTTGTTCCAAAGGAATTAAAAACTCCAGAGCTTACTTCTAATTGGGAGAAAAAACTTCAAGATATATCTAATGGCAAATTAAATAAAAATATATTTATAAATGAAATGAAAAATTATTCAAAAGATATAGTAAAAGAAGTTAAAAATAGTGATAGTAAGTTTAGACATGATAACTTAACTAAAAATAGATGTCCTGAATGTGGCAAATACATGCTTGAAGTTAACGGGAAAAGAGGAAAGATGTTAGTTTGTGAAGATAGAGAATGTAACACTAGAAAAACTGTATCTCAAATAACTAATTCAAGATGTCCTGTTTGTCATAAAAAACTAGAACTTCGTGGTGAAGGCGATGCAAAAACATTTATATGTTCTTGTGGTCATAGAGAGAAGTTATCTTCATATAACAAAAGAAAACAAGAAGATAAAAATAAAGCATCTAAAAAAGATATAAATAAATATTTAAAAAATCAAAATAAAGACACAGAAAACTTTAATAATCCATTTGCAGAAGCTTTAGCTAAGTTAAAAAAATAAAACTTATTATTTATTTTTATTAATAGGATTTTATAATAAATATATACTATTGATAAATNNNNNNNNNNNNNNNNNNNNNNNNTATTTTAATATATGTCGAAATATAATATATTTTGAAAATGATAGTGAAAGGAAGTATAGTATGGAGCATATAAGATTTAAGCCAGATGAATTTAAGCTAGTGAACTTTATAAGTTATTATAATGATAATGTTGAAGAGTTATTATCTGAATATCCAAAGGATGTATCTAGAATATGTTTAATAGATAGAGATTATATGGATGTAATAACTTATGATGAGGATTATGAAAATATAGAAGATGTAAATGATTATATAGAACTTTTATTAAATGGAGAAAATGCACTTTTATTCCCTATAGGAAAAACATATGAAGGTTGTGAAAAAGTTGAATTTATAGATGGTAAGAAGTATAGCCTTAATCATTATATGGATGATATATATGAAGATGATAGTACAATAAAAGATATAGGAGAATTAAGTTTAAATGTAGATAACTTAATTGGATTATTGTTTGATTTTGAAGACGAAGATTGCGAAATAGTAATATCTTTAGTTGACTTAGAACATGGAGGAGGAATATCTAATCCTAGAATAAGAGAAGTTGACGATAGTGGAGATGTAGAAGAAATATTAAAAGAGTTTATAGATAGATTTAGTGAATAATTAATAGGAGATAGCTTATATCAAATAAGCTTATCTCCTATTTTTAGTTATAAATAACATAAAAATATCACACAATAAATAAAAAATGAGATATAAATTANNNNNNNNNNNNNNNNNNNNNNNNNNNNNNNNNNNNNNNNNNNNNNNNNNNNNNNNNNNNNNNNNNNNNNNNNNNNNNNNNNNNNNNNNNNNNNNNNNNNNNNNNNNNNNNNNNNNNNNNNNNNNNNNNNNNNNNNNNNNNNNNNNNNNNNNNNNNNNNNNNNNNNNNNNNNNNNNNNNNNNNNNNNNNNNNNNNNNNNNNNNNNNNNNNNNNNNNNNNNNNNNNNNNNNNNNNNNNNNNNNNNNNNNNNNNNNNNNNNNNNNNNNNNNNNNNNNNNNNNNNNNNNNNNNNNNNNNNNNNNNNNNNNNNNNNNNNNNNNNNNNNNNNNNNNNNNNNNNNNNNNNNNNNNNNNNNNNNNNNNNNNNNNNNNNNNNNNNNNNNNNNNNNNNNNNNNNNNNNNNNNNNNNNNNNNNNNNNNNNNNNNNNNNNNNNNNNNNNNNNNNNNNNNNNNNNNNNNNNNNNNNNNNNNNNNNNNNNNNNNNNNNNNNNNNNNNNNNNNNNNNNNNNNNNNNNNNNNNNNNNNNNNNNNNNNNNNNNNNNNNNNNNNNNNNNNNNNNNNNNNNNNNNNNNNNNNNNNNNNNNNNNNNNNNNNNNNNNNNNNNNNNNNNNNNNNNNNNNNNNNNNNNNNNNNNNNNNNNNNNNNNNNNNNNNNNNNNNNNNNNNNNNNNNNNNNNNNNNNNNNNNNNNNNNNNNNNNNNNNNNNNNNNNNNNNNNNNNNNNNNNNNNNNNNNNNNNNNNNNNNNNNNNNNNNNNNNNNNNNNNNNNNNNNNNNNNNNNNNNNNNNNNNNNNNNNNNNNNNNNNNNNNNNNNNNNNNNNNNNNNNNNNNNNNNNNNNNNNNNNNNNNNNNNNNNNNNNNNNNNNNNNNNNNNNNNNNNNNNNNNNNNNNNNNNNNNNNNNNNNNNNNNNNNNNNNNNNNNNNNNNNNNNNNNNNNNNNNNNNNNNNNNNNNNNNNNNNNNNNNNNNNNNNNNNNNNNNNNNNNNNNNNNNNNNNNNNNNNNNNNNNNNNNNNNNNNNNNNNNNNNNNNNNNNNNNNNNNNNNNNNNNNNNNNNNNNNNNNNNNNNNNNNNNNNNNNNNNNNNNNNNNNNNNNNNNNNNNNNNNNNNNNNNNNNNNNNNNNNNNNNNNNNNNNNNNNNNNNNNNNNNNNNNNNNNNNNNNNNNNNNNNNNNNNNNNNNNNNNNNNNNNNNNNNNNNNNNNNNNNNNNNNNNNNNNNNNNNNNNNNNNNNNNNNNNNNNNNNNNNNNNNNNNNNNNNNNNNNNNNNNNNNNNNNNNNNNNNNNNNNNNNNNNNNNNNNNNNNNNNNNNNNNNNNNNNNNNNNNNNNNNNNNNNNNNNNNNNNNNNNNNNNNNNNNNNNNNNNNNNNNNNNNNNNNNNNNNNNNNNNNNNNNNNNNNNNNNNNNNNNNNNNNNNNNNNNNNNNNNNNNNNNNNNNNNNNNNNNNNNNNNNNNNNNNNNNNNNNNNNNNNNNNNNNNNNNNNNNNNNNNNNNNNNNNNNNNNNNNNNNNNNNNNNNNNNNNNNNNNNNNNNNNNNNNNNNNNNNNNNNNNNNNNNNNNNNNNNNNNNNNNNNNNNNNNNNNNNNNNNNNNNNNNNNNNNNNNNNNNNNNNNNNNNNNNNNNNNNNNNNNNNNNNNNNNNNNNNNNNNNNNNNNNNNNNNNNNNNNNNNNNNNNNNNNNNNNNNNNNNNNNNNNNNNNNNNNNNNNNNNNNNNNNNNNNNNNNNNNNNNNNNNNNNNNNNNNNNNNNNNNNNNNNNNNNNNNNNNNNNNNNNNNNNNNNNNNNNNNNNNNNNNNNNNNNNNNNNNNNNNNNNNNNNNNNNNNNNNNNNNNNNNNNNNNNNNNNNNNNNNNNNNNNNNNNNNNNNNNNNNNNNNNNNNNNNNNNNNNNNNNNNNNNNNNNNNNNNNNNATTTCTCATTAAAAATTATTAYTAGTATATAGAATATTTTAAATGATAAAAATAAATTCTAAATAAACATAGTTTTAAATTTACATTAAACCTATTGAAAAAATGATTAATTCTTGGTAGGATTAAAATTATTAACATAGAAAGAAGGTATTAATATGGAAGAAATATACAGATTAATAGAAGAGAAAATAAAAGATTCAGGATACTTAGGATATGTAAGTGGTGAAGAAATATATGATGAAATATGTGATGAGATAGAAGAAAAAGAAAATGGAAGCTACATATTTATGTCTAAAAAAGAAGATGATGTATTTTTTGAATTTAAGATAGATGTTATGGANNNNNNNNNNNACTTATCTTATATAGATATAAATACTCCTGAAAAAAAATATCACATTGATTTTGATGCATAATAAAAAGTCATATTATAAATATTAAGTTTATAATATGAMTTTTCTTANNNNNNNNNNNNNNNNNNNNNNNNNNNNNNNNNNNNNNNNNNNNNNNNNNNNNNNNNNNNNNNNNNNNNNNNNNNNNNNNNNNNNNNNNNNNNNNNNNNNNNNNNNNNNNNNNNNNNNNNNNNNNNNNNNNNNNNNNNNNNNNNNNNNNNNNNNNNNNNNNNNNNNNNNNNNNNNNNNNNNNNNNNNNNNNNNNNNNNNNNNNNNNNNNNNNNNNNNNNNNNNNNNNNNNNNNNNNNNNNNNNNNNNNNNNNNNNNNNNNNNNNNNNNNNNNNNNNNNNNNNNNNNNNNNNNNNNNNNNNNNNNNNNNNNNNNNNNNNNNNNNNNNNNNNNNNNNNNNNNNNNNNNNNNNNNNNNNNNNNNNNNNNNNNNNNNNNNNNNNNNNNNNNNNNNNNNNNNNNNNNNNNNNNAAGAATGNATTAATCATATAAAATTTAAATAAAAGGAGAAATAATATGAATATATTAATTACAAATGATGATGGAATAAGAGCAGATGGAATTATAGAATTAGCAAAGGAAATATCAAAATATCATGATGTATATATTGTTGCACCAGAGAGTCAAAGAAGTGCTACAGGACATGCTATAACAATACATAATCCAATAATGGTAAATGAAGAATTTGTTGATGATAAAATAAAATCTTTTTCAATATCTGGAACACCAGCAGATTGTGTTAAGATAGGAATAGAGGCATTATTTAAGGATATAAGTATAGATTTAGTATTAAGTGGTATAAATAATGGACCTAACTTAGGAACAGATGTTATATATTCTGGAACAGTATCAGCAGCTATAGAGGGATTTATTCAAAATAAACCATCGATAGCATTTTCATTAAATGAATTTAATGTATCTAAAGAAGAATATGCTAAGGCTTCTAAATATGCATCAAAAATAGTTAACAATATTGAAGATAAGTTACATATATTAGATGATGGCATATTAAATATTAATATACCTATTGGAGAAATTAAAGGAACTAAAATAACTATTCTTGGAGAAGTAAAATATGAAAATGCCTTAGAAGAAAGAATTAATCCATATGGGAAAAGATATTTTTGGATAGGTGGAAAAGTTAAAAACCTTGAACAACATGAACATAGTGATATAGCAGTAGTTCAAGATGGATATATAAGTATAACTCCAGTAAATATAGATATGACAAATAGTAAAAAAATAGATATATTAAAAGAATCATTATTATAATTAATTTAAAAGTTATGAGTAAAATTATTATTTACTCATAACTTTTTTTATTAAAGAATTAAAGTTTTTTTAGAGTAAATAATATAATGTAGAGATAGCAAATATACTATTAGTAATGTTAAAATTGCAAAAGTTAGAAAGGATACTGAAAGTAATGAGGCTAACTAGAGATAGATTGTTTTATAAAACAGCATTAAATATAGCCATTCCTATAGCTTTACAAAATCTTATAACTTTCTCTGTAAGTATGGCTGATACAATTATGGTAGGACGGTTAGGTGAAATTAACTTATCGGGTGTTGCAATAGCAAATCATTTGCAATTTATATTAATGGTGTTAATACTTGGAGTAGGAAGTGGAGCTAGCGTAATGGCAGCTCAATATTATGGTAAAAAAGATATAGATTCTATACATAAGGTAATGGCTATAATGTATAGGATATGTATCATAATAACCATTTTTTTTATTTTAGTTGCGATATTTATACCTAAACAATTTATGAATATATATACGACTGATAAAGAAGTTATACTTCAAGGATCAAAATATTTAAAAATTTTATCTATAAGTTATATATTTTATTCTTTAACAAACTGTACAATATCAGTTTTAAGATCTGTTAAAACAGTAAAGATATCTTTAGTTGTTTATAGCATAKATTCTCNNNNNNNNNNNNNNNNNNNNNNNNNNNNNNNNNNNNNNNNNNNNNNNNNNNNNNNNNNNNNNNNNNNNNNNNTAGCTGGAGACGTTGTTACTACTGGAAAATCTACAATAGAAACTAAAGAAGCTTTAGAGAAGTTAGGTGGAGAGGTTATAGGTGTAGCTTGTATAGCAAATAGAACTTCTAAAGATATAGGAATGCCTATATATAGTGCAATAAAATTAGATATACAAGTTCATGAATCAGATGATTGTCCTTTTTTWAAAGAAGGAAATATAGAGTTAGTTAAGCCAGGAAGTAGAGAGTTTAAAGAATTAGGAATGTAATTTAATATATATTAAAATAAGGACTTAGTAATAGCTAAGTCCTTATTTTTTTAGATTTAGATAGTTAAATTATAAATATTTATCTATNNNGAGAATATGCAAATACTATATGTATACTAAGTTTTATAATGGGTATTTTATCAGGATTAATAATATTACTTTTAAGACCATTTATAGTTAATTTATACAATGTATCAGATTATACAAAATATATAGCAAAACAGATAATGATATCAACTGCCTTAGTATCAGTATTTAAATCTATATCATCCAATGTTATGATGGGAGTTTTAAGAGGTGGAGGAGATAATAGATTTGTTTTTATTAGTGAAATGATGTTTATGTGGTTAGTTTCTATTCCTCTTGGTTTTTTAGGTGCATTTATATTCAAATTGCCTGTATTTATAGTATTTTTAATTATAAGAAGTGATGAAATATTAAAATCTATAGCAGGAATACTTAGAGTTAGAAGCGAAAAATGGATAGTTGATGTTACAAAAAATGATTTAGATAAAAAATAAAAATAAATGGTATAAAAGATTTGACATAATTTTTTATACCATTTTTATGCATAAAACATATTATATATGTTTTATATTTTCATAATATGGAAAATATAAATGTATTAACTATAAATAATAATTAAAGGAGATTTAAACATGCATTATGATGTTGTAATTATAGGAGCAGGTCCATCGGGGATAGCAGCTGGACAYAATATTATAAATAATAATATATCTTGCTGTATAATTGACAAACAAAAATTTCCAAGGAATAAACTTTGTGCAGGAGGTGTAACACAAAAAACATTTGATTTGTTACATAGCTTAAATTTGAGCTCAGATTTTAATGGTGTAAACACTATAGTGAGTAAATGTGTAAGTTTATACTTAGAAGATAAGTACATAACAGATATAGAATGTAAAGGAAATACATACTTAGTAGATAGATTTGAATTTGATGAGTATTTAGTAAGGGAATATGAAAATAAAGGTGGAAAAATATTAGAAAATACTAAAATAAAAAATATTGATACTAAAAATAGAACTATAACCTTATCAGATAATCAAAATATAAGTTTTAAATATATTATAGGTGCAGATGGAGCATTAGGAATTACGAGATCTTTAGTTGATAAAAATATAAAGGCTAATGGATTTTGTTTACAAGTAGATGTAAACAAAAATGATACAAATTATAACAGTGATAATATGTCTATGTATTATGGTGTACTTCCTTATGGGTATGGATGGATATTTCCCAAGAAAAATCATTTAAGTGTTGGTTTTATAGGTGAATACAGCAAAGATATAGATTATAAAGTTGAGTTTGAAAAGTTTTTAAATAATATAGGGATTGAGTGTGATAGAAGTAGATTTAAAGGTGCATTTATACCTTTTGGTCAGTATATAAAAAAACCTATAAATTATGAAAAAAATTTATTGTTAGTAGGGGATGGTGCAGGTTTTGTAGATCCAATCACAGGGGAAGGTATATATTTTGCAGTACTATCTGGAATAAAAGCAGCAGATACAATAGTAAAAGCTATAAAGAATGATGATATAAATATAATAGATGAATATATATATGAGATTTATAATATTACTAAAAGTATAAATAAAGGTAGTAAGTTAAAAAAAGTAATATATAGCTGTAAAAAGCCTATATTTAATTCAATGAAGAATAAGCAAATTGGAAGTTTTATTTTTAATGATTGTGTATATAATTCTAATTACGATATATTAAAGACATTAAATAGTAAAGAAAGATTTTAGATATATTATATAAATAATATTAAAAAATGACTATATAGTAGTAATAATTATAGCTATTTTTTANNNNNNNNNNNNNNNNNNNNNNNNNNNNNNNNNNNNNNNNNNNNNNNNNNNNNNNNNNNNNNNNNNNNNNNNNNNNNNNNNNNNNNNNNNNNNNNNNNNNNNNNNNNNNNNNNNNNNNNNNNNNNNNNNNNNNNNNNNNNNNNNNNNNNNNNNNNNNNNNNNNNNNNNNNNNNNNNNNNNNNNNNNNNNNNNNNNNNNNNNNNNNNNNNNNNNNNNNNNNNNNNNNNNNNNNNNNNNNNNNNNNNNNNNNNNNNNNNNNNNNNNNNNNNNNNNNNNNNNNNNNNNNNNNNNNNNNNNNNNNNNNNNNNNNNNNNNNNNNNNNNNNNNNNNNNNNNNNNNNNNNNNNNNNNNNNNNNNNNNNNNNNNNNNNNNNNNNNNNNNNNNNNNNNNNNNNNNNNNNNNNNNNNNNNNNNNNNNNNNNNNNNNNNNNNNNNNNNNNNNNNNNNNNNNNNNNNNNNNNNNNNNNNNNNNNNNNNNNNNNNNNNNNNNNNTGATGCAACAAAAGAAGAGTTATTGTATTTATTAGATAATATAGATGAAGATAGTAAGAAATTTCTTATAGAAAAGGCTTATGAAACAAGACTTAAGTAYTTTGGRAAATCTGTTTATATAAGAGGTCTTATAGAAATAAGCAGTTACTGTAAAAAAGAYTGYTTATATTGTGGTCTTAGAAGAAGTAATAAAAATGCAGAGAGATATAGATTAGATAAAGAAGACATATTAGAATGTGCAAGGCGTGGAGATGAATTAGGATATAAGACTATTGTCCTGCAAGGTGGAGAAGATGCATTTTATACTGATGAGAAAATGGTTGAAATTATAAAGGCTATAAAAGAAGAGTTTCCAAATAATGCATTAACACTATCTATTGGTGAGAGAAGTTATGAATCTTATCAAAAACTATATCAAGCAGGTGCAGATAGATTTTTATTAAGACATGAAAGTGCTACAAAGAGCTTATATGAATCTATTCATAATACTGAAAGCTTTGAAGAAAGAAGAAGATGTCTAAGAGATTTAAAAGAAATAGGATTCCAAGCAGGCGCTGGATTTATGGTAGAGTTACCAAATCAAACTAATGAAAATTTAGTAGATGATTTAAGATATGTTAAAGAATTAGAGCCAGCAATGTGTGGAATAGGTCCTTTTATACCTCATAAAGATACACCACTAAGARATTNNCAGCGCTGGTACAACAGAAAAAACTGTTATTTTACTTGCTATAACTAGATTATTACTTCCAAAAGTATTACTACCTGCAACAACAGCGCTTGCAAGTATAGATTCTAACGGAAGAAATGAAGGATTAAGAGCAGGAGCAAATGTTATAATGCCAAATCTATCACCAATGAGTGTTAGAAAGAAGTATTCTTTATATAATAATAAAGCATTTATACNNNNNNNNNNNNNNNNNNNNNNNNNNNNN
Coding sequences within it:
- a CDS encoding DNA topoisomerase III, giving the protein MKKILVLAEKPSVGRDIARVLECKNEKNGYIEGTKYIVTWALGHLVTLADPENYDQKYKAWNIDDLPILPKYLKTVVIKKSSKQFNIVKAQINRDDVCEIVIATDAGREGELVARWILDKCNTNKPLKRLWISSSTDKAIKDGFKNLKNASQYENLYNSAIARAEADWIVGINATRALTTKYNAQLSCGRVQTPTLAMILKREEEIRSFIPKEYYTLEIKSKKANEAIKFIWQDNKNSTSTFNKEKIENIANKIKSKELEIVEVNKSDKKKYSPALYDLTELQRDANKIYGYSAKETLSIMQKLYEHHKVLTYPRTDSRYLTSDIVETLKDRIKAVNISDYSKVCTRLLKSNIKANKSFVDDSKVSDHHAIIPTEERVFLSNLTEKERKIFDLVVKRFLAVLCPPFEYTETKVKGIVEGEIFIAKGNRINSLGWKETYKDLDDEENYENXPXIQKDSTLPISDVKVNSGKTNPPAYLNEGTLLTSMEKNNLGTVATRADIIEKLFNSFLIEKKGKDILITSKGKQLLELVPKELKTPELTSNWEKKLQDISNGKLNKNIFINEMKNYSKDIVKEVKNSDSKFRHDNLTKNRCPECGKYMLEVNGKRGKMLVCEDRECNTRKTVSQITNSRCPVCHKKLELRGEGDAKTFICSCGHREKLSSYNKRKQEDKNKASKKDINKYLKNQNKDTENFNNPFAEALAKLKK
- the surE gene encoding 5'/3'-nucleotidase SurE, with product MNILITNDDGIRADGIIELAKEISKYHDVYIVAPESQRSATGHAITIHNPIMVNEEFVDDKIKSFSISGTPADCVKIGIEALFKDISIDLVLSGINNGPNLGTDVIYSGTVSAAIEGFIQNKPSIAFSLNEFNVSKEEYAKASKYASKIVNNIEDKLHILDDGILNINIPIGEIKGTKITILGEVKYENALEERINPYGKRYFWIGGKVKNLEQHEHSDIAVVQDGYISITPVNIDMTNSKKIDILKESLL
- a CDS encoding MATE family efflux transporter translates to MRLTRDRLFYKTALNIAIPIALQNLITFSVSMADTIMVGRLGEINLSGVAIANHLQFILMVLILGVGSGASVMAAQYYGKKDIDSIHKVMAIMYRICIIITIFFILVAIFIPKQFMNIYTTDKEVILQGSKYLKILSISYIFYSLTNCTISVLRSVKTVKISLVVYSIXS
- a CDS encoding MATE family efflux transporter: MYLXXEYANTICILSFIMGILSGLIILLLRPFIVNLYNVSDYTKYIAKQIMISTALVSVFKSISSNVMMGVLRGGGDNRFVFISEMMFMWLVSIPLGFLGAFIFKLPVFIVFLIIRSDEILKSIAGILRVRSEKWIVDVTKNDLDKK
- a CDS encoding geranylgeranyl reductase family protein; this translates as MHYDVVIIGAGPSGIAAGHNIINNNISCCIIDKQKFPRNKLCAGGVTQKTFDLLHSLNLSSDFNGVNTIVSKCVSLYLEDKYITDIECKGNTYLVDRFEFDEYLVREYENKGGKILENTKIKNIDTKNRTITLSDNQNISFKYIIGADGALGITRSLVDKNIKANGFCLQVDVNKNDTNYNSDNMSMYYGVLPYGYGWIFPKKNHLSVGFIGEYSKDIDYKVEFEKFLNNIGIECDRSRFKGAFIPFGQYIKKPINYEKNLLLVGDGAGFVDPITGEGIYFAVLSGIKAADTIVKAIKNDDINIIDEYIYEIYNITKSINKGSKLKKVIYSCKKPIFNSMKNKQIGSFIFNDCVYNSNYDILKTLNSKERF
- the hydE gene encoding [FeFe] hydrogenase H-cluster radical SAM maturase HydE; translation: MYLLDNIDEDSKKFLIEKAYETRLKYFGKSVYIRGLIEISSYCKKDCLYCGLRRSNKNAERYRLDKEDILECARRGDELGYKTIVLQGGEDAFYTDEKMVEIIKAIKEEFPNNALTLSIGERSYESYQKLYQAGADRFLLRHESATKSLYESIHNTESFEERRRCLRDLKEIGFQAGAGFMVELPNQTNENLVDDLRYVKELEPAMCGIGPFIPHKDTPLRBXQRWYNRKNCYFTCYN